One genomic region from Bombus terrestris chromosome 15, iyBomTerr1.2, whole genome shotgun sequence encodes:
- the LOC100642740 gene encoding actin-related protein 1 isoform X1 has translation MEPYDVIINQPVVIDNGSGVIKAGFAGDQIPKCRFPNYIGRPKHVRVMAGALEGDLFVGPIAEEHRGLLSLRYPMEHGVVTDWNDMERIWSYVYSKDQLATFSEEHPVLLTEAPLNPRKNREKAAEIFFDTFNVPALFVSMQAVLSLYATGRTTGVVLDAGDGVTHAVPIYEGFAMPHSIMRVDIAGRDVTRHLRLLLRKEGINFRTTAEFEIVRTIKERACYLASNPQKEETIETEKFQYILPDGSYLEIGPARFRAPEVLFRPDLIGEECEGLHEVLTYSIQKSDLDLRKVLFQNIVLSGGSTLFRGFGDRLLSEIRKMAPKDIKIRISAPQERLYSTWIGGSILASLDTFKKMWVSKREYEEDGIRAIHRKTF, from the exons ATGGAACCGTACGATGTGATAATTAATCAACCCGTAGTTATCGATAAT GGTTCTGGTGTAATTAAAGCAGGATTTGCTGGCGATCAGATACCAAAATGCAGATTTCCAAATTA TATTGGAAGACCCAAACATGTGCGTGTTATGGCTGGTGCTTTAGAAGGAGATCTTTTCGTGGGCCCAATAGCAGAGGAACATCGTGGTCTTTTATCTCTTCGTTATCCAATGGAACATGGAGTTGTTACAGATTGGAATGACATGGAAAGAATTTGGTCTTATGTTTATAGTAAAGATCAATTAGCAACATTTAGTGAAGAACATCCAGTTTTGTTAACAGAAGCACCGCTTAATCCAAGAAAAAATAGGGAAAAAGCTGCAGAAATATTCTTTGATACGTTCAATGTTCCAGCTTTGTTTGTTTCAATGCAAGCTGTTCTTAGTCT atatGCCACAGGGCGGACTACAGGAGTAGTTTTAGATGCTGGAGATGGTGTCACACATGCAGTACCTATTTATGAAGGTTTTGCTATGCCTCATAGTATTATGAGAGTTGATATAGCAGGACGTGATGTCACAAGGCACCTTCGGCTTCTTCTACGTAAAGAGGGTATTAATTTCAGAACTACAGCAGAATTTGAAATTGTTAGAACAATTAAAGAAAGAGCATGCTATCTTGCTAGTAACCCTCAAAAAGAAGAAACTATTGAAACagaaaaattccaatatatattGCCTGATGGAAGTTACTTagag ATTGGACCAGCACGGTTTAGAGCTCCTGAAGTGCTCTTTAGACCAGACTTAATTGGAGAAGAATGTGAAGGACTTCATGAAGTATTAACATATTCCATTCAGAAATCTGATTTAGATTTAAGAAAGGTATTATTCCAAAACATTGTCTTATCAGGAGGATCTACATTATTCCGT GGATTTGGTGATAGATTACTATCTGAGATTCGTAAAATGGCaccaaaagatataaaaattagg ATATCAGCTCCTCAAGAACGATTATATAGTACTTGGATTGGAGGTTCTATTTTAGCTTCTTTAGATACTTTCAAGAAGATGTGGGTTAGTAAAAGAGAATATGAAGAGGATGGTATTAGAGCAATTCatcgtaaaacattttga
- the LOC100642740 gene encoding beta-centractin isoform X2 has product MAGALEGDLFVGPIAEEHRGLLSLRYPMEHGVVTDWNDMERIWSYVYSKDQLATFSEEHPVLLTEAPLNPRKNREKAAEIFFDTFNVPALFVSMQAVLSLYATGRTTGVVLDAGDGVTHAVPIYEGFAMPHSIMRVDIAGRDVTRHLRLLLRKEGINFRTTAEFEIVRTIKERACYLASNPQKEETIETEKFQYILPDGSYLEIGPARFRAPEVLFRPDLIGEECEGLHEVLTYSIQKSDLDLRKVLFQNIVLSGGSTLFRGFGDRLLSEIRKMAPKDIKIRISAPQERLYSTWIGGSILASLDTFKKMWVSKREYEEDGIRAIHRKTF; this is encoded by the exons ATGGCTGGTGCTTTAGAAGGAGATCTTTTCGTGGGCCCAATAGCAGAGGAACATCGTGGTCTTTTATCTCTTCGTTATCCAATGGAACATGGAGTTGTTACAGATTGGAATGACATGGAAAGAATTTGGTCTTATGTTTATAGTAAAGATCAATTAGCAACATTTAGTGAAGAACATCCAGTTTTGTTAACAGAAGCACCGCTTAATCCAAGAAAAAATAGGGAAAAAGCTGCAGAAATATTCTTTGATACGTTCAATGTTCCAGCTTTGTTTGTTTCAATGCAAGCTGTTCTTAGTCT atatGCCACAGGGCGGACTACAGGAGTAGTTTTAGATGCTGGAGATGGTGTCACACATGCAGTACCTATTTATGAAGGTTTTGCTATGCCTCATAGTATTATGAGAGTTGATATAGCAGGACGTGATGTCACAAGGCACCTTCGGCTTCTTCTACGTAAAGAGGGTATTAATTTCAGAACTACAGCAGAATTTGAAATTGTTAGAACAATTAAAGAAAGAGCATGCTATCTTGCTAGTAACCCTCAAAAAGAAGAAACTATTGAAACagaaaaattccaatatatattGCCTGATGGAAGTTACTTagag ATTGGACCAGCACGGTTTAGAGCTCCTGAAGTGCTCTTTAGACCAGACTTAATTGGAGAAGAATGTGAAGGACTTCATGAAGTATTAACATATTCCATTCAGAAATCTGATTTAGATTTAAGAAAGGTATTATTCCAAAACATTGTCTTATCAGGAGGATCTACATTATTCCGT GGATTTGGTGATAGATTACTATCTGAGATTCGTAAAATGGCaccaaaagatataaaaattagg ATATCAGCTCCTCAAGAACGATTATATAGTACTTGGATTGGAGGTTCTATTTTAGCTTCTTTAGATACTTTCAAGAAGATGTGGGTTAGTAAAAGAGAATATGAAGAGGATGGTATTAGAGCAATTCatcgtaaaacattttga